Within the Populus trichocarpa isolate Nisqually-1 chromosome 14, P.trichocarpa_v4.1, whole genome shotgun sequence genome, the region ACTTACCATAATCTTCTTTCgtcttggtttttttagagagattgTGATTGCGGGCTTGTTGCaatgaaaaatgaaggaaaaaaaagaaagaagaaagaaggagaaacgatgcttgaatatatatataatagaagaagaatgagaaatCTTCATTAAAACCATATAGTTGTATGGTTTTGATCGCAAGCAGAGTAGAAAGTAATTTTGTTGCCTTCAAAGTATTATAGCTAAAACATGTCACGAGCTGACTGTTTACATAAGCACATTTTTTCAGACGAACTTTCTTATTGTTCTTGTAATTCTGTGTTAGAAGACTTTGATTGACCTGCTTATATTTTGATGAATGATTGCAAGTTTTCTTACTCCAGGAACTGATTTGGATCCTTCTAGTGAGACACAGGGATCAGAAATTGCGTCTCTTGACAAAATTGAAGACGTATTTTGACTTGGGGACATTTTATTGGTTATCCAAGCTTCCAAGAAAGGCCCCACACAAAGTTCCACCAATCAGAAAATACCGAAAAGGTCAGCCTGAAATTCCCTCTCCTCACCGTATATAAAGAAAGCCCCTCCCTCCATCTCTACCAGCAAATTCAGCATAAacacttgaaagttgaaacccaTTTGAGCTTCATTATCTGTGTAGAGAAATAAAGCAGAGCATAATGGCAGAAAACCACAGGCCAAATCCTGCTTTCGAAAAAGAAAGGTTAgtctaaattaaatttctttcctttgtttactttttttttttaaaagtccaTCACTTCCTCTTTCTTGTATTAATGCTTCCTTCACTTTAAACTCTATTTTTCCAGGCAAGGAATTAGCCTCTGAAACTGTCCTTAATTTTTGCGTACTTAGCgattttaattgttgttgtgATGACAGCATTATTATGCAACATGGAATATTTGCCCTCCTGGTTGGGACGCTAAACAATCAAATCCAAGTGAAGTACCAGTCAATTAAAGGCTCTCCATTCGACAGCCACGACGTTATTATGTCAGTTTTCCTTGTTGCTCTGTTTATATATGCCACGGCATCGGTGGCCGAAGTTATGCTCCGAGCTCGAGAAGCAACTTACTACACACTGGTTGGCAATCTCCGACTCTTTGCCAGTGCCCTTGCTGCGATATTGCTTCTTGCTATTCTTGCTCCAATTCTGGGGTGCGTTATTTCCGTCGTATGGGCCTGTTTATTTTTGGGAGTCGCATATGAATCAAGCCGAGAGATGTCCAACATTTTAAGCCAGTTAACTAGTAAGTTGCATGACATGTTGTCCAGGCTAATTGCACGCGTGAGGAGCCGCAAGGAGGAACCAAATCAGCCACGTGTCTAGTTCACTACATGTCCTTAGATAGAGTAATTGGCACAGGAAAATACTTGTTTGTAACTATTTCCTGTTGTTCTCCTCCCCgccctctctgttttttttttttcttttaaagaaatcTCTGTGTGTTTGAAGAGGAAGAGTTGAGAAGAGTTTGATTATGAGGAATTTACCTGGcatgcaaaataataaaatgaaataagattttttgttttttattaaaaaggactggcagattttttattttatttttttatctcgacTTATGGTCAACACGCTAACAAAAAGGTTGTGCCTTCAAGCTTGGTTAGGGGTAAATACAGATTTCGTTAGCCAATCAAGTAAGAATATTCTTCACCCTGCATGGTACACGTCGGAACATTTAGTTACCCTTACTAGTTTATAGCCCACACTATCGGTGTGGTGTGGGTTGCATCTAAATTTcttggaataaaaataataatatttaaattattaaaaatttaaatttaaaatcacaatttaactATTTGTTtacatcaaattttaaattaaatcatataaaaattattctaacaTGACTTTGTTCACTCAATagatctaaagaaaaaaaataccatattcACCGTAATCAACAGCAAAAACAAGTtagattataatatttattgaattgaattgatttttatgttttataatataataaaaatataaaaactgatTTAGAATCaacttattattaaataataaaatttactaAAAACCTCTAGATTATAAATTCCGTTGggtttaactaatttttttattttataatataataaaaaatataaaattaattcataattaatctaatactaaatagtaaaattagctcaaaacataaatgataggattgaaaagaaaaaaaaaacataagttgcaattaaaaaaaaaaaaactcattcttgCATGAGCTGGGCTAGGCCTGTTAAAAATCCCAGGCATATGGTAGAAGACAGACCCATGCGCCCCCTACATTAAAAACCCGCGACCTCAACAATATTCTGCACATTaaccattaaaaatatattaacctgATCCACTCTTCAAAAAGTAACCGATTTCGGTTTTTGTAGTTTTCGTTGGTGGATCCTTGGCTCTCTGCTCTATTTCACGACTGGAGTTCTTATGAGACAACAGATTTTTTGTTCTTCGGTTGAGtttaccttttgattttttctttcaagttatatatatataaagagacaGAGAATGGGTTATATAAACCAGTTATTTGACCCATCTTTATAGGGGCGggttagaatttgtttttcaacaaaaaataaaaagtaaaaaaaaataaagtttatacatacatgtaatcaaataaattgagaattatgcgtgttaataaataaataaaatcataaacaataactaaaaataaaattagaaaattaagaaaggtgtagatcaagatatttaatttcgcaagataaaatatttacccgggtgtatttgctaaatttgttcattaaaataattttatttaatcaaaagataataaaataaaatgaaaaaaaatactatgcaaGACTACAgatcttaaaaatattgtttgaaaacaaatatttttttattttcaaaaataaatttcatttatacaaaagataaataaaaatttaaaatgaattagaAAACCCTCTTcgaaaattaaatgcatacaattttttttaaaatgtcatttGAAAGAGACTCCGACCACTGTGATACCTAGAAAATCAGAGCTGGAGA harbors:
- the LOC7455377 gene encoding uncharacterized protein LOC7455377; translated protein: MAENHRPNPAFEKESIIMQHGIFALLVGTLNNQIQVKYQSIKGSPFDSHDVIMSVFLVALFIYATASVAEVMLRAREATYYTLVGNLRLFASALAAILLLAILAPILGCVISVVWACLFLGVAYESSREMSNILSQLTSKLHDMLSRLIARVRSRKEEPNQPRV